Sequence from the Acropora muricata isolate sample 2 chromosome 10, ASM3666990v1, whole genome shotgun sequence genome:
TTGTTGATGATTTGCCTGCTCTGTTCCTGTGGTCTaataacaaatcaaaataataacaacaataataataccaCTTATTAACAGggagtgaggtcattacaggaAAACCTCGGACTGAGACCCTGATGTATTATCCGAGCGATAGCAAGGTCAATACGTCAAggtcattcaaggtcatgttttACGAACCGAACCTAGCTATGCGATCCAAACCAGAAGTGACAGAAGAAACAGTTACTttgaaaataagacaatttttgtCGTTGAAACACCAACACCTAGGGCAGATTTAACCACTTTGATTTCACAAATAATCCCCGGTCGTTAAAAGATCTCGCCCGCTCAGAGCGCGCCTTCTATTAGAAGCCTAGTATTGTAAGCTAAATTTTGAGTGGCTTTGCCATCTTGGTCACTGTTTATTTCCGATGGGGACAAAGGCTCCTTCCCTTTTCGTTAAGGTGATGGGCGAAGGCACGAATACCCAGCTTTGCAATCTTTTTAGGGAGGTGATATGACacttgtcaactcgtttgatattATCGTATATCACTTCCCCATAATTCCTTTAGAAACCAAACCCTTCTTGTAGGTTTCGTAACTGGCTAATTGAGGTCAGTTAAGAATTTACTTTGGGTTATACAGCAAATGCTTATACGAAGGTCATTTTCCAAACAAGAAATCTGTCAATCACTGATAAGCATTGGTAGCATTTCATATTTCGGTTCTGTTACTCACAATGGCCAATGATGAAGTTTGCAACATCGATACACATTGCGAACATAAAAAACTGTTTGTTTCTGcaaaaacaatttgaaaacttaAGACTATGCCTTGATGTGAAAACTGACACAGTCAACCAAATTGCTTTTTGTGTTCCTTCACTTGTATTGTTTTCCTCTGAACACTCGGATGACTGCGTTAACACAAAGCTACTTGCATGCTGTGTATTAAACCCACCCCTGCGGTCAGTCCAACTAACCTTTTTTTCCAAAGTCCAGTAGGGAAAGCAATGCCTTGGAAGCTCTTTGCCTGGAGTTGCTGGGTCCTAAAGGCTTGGCGACATCTGCTAAACAAAAGGCAATAGTATTTTCAAGCACTGATGGTCGCTCCTTACATCCCGCAGTCCCGCTTATTTTATCACTCACTTCTGTTTATCGAAGTAATGGTGTTTTTGGTAAACACAATACAATCATACAGATCTAGGCCGATTCTTTCCCAGCGAAATATGACAGTggtaaacaataaaaaagataaaataacaAACGAGCTCTTGAAGCGCAAAAAGATAGTCGACAAGGTTATACATTAAGAAAACTGTACATTAAGTCGTTTAAATTGACTCACCAGTCACAGCTGGTGAATTCCGTGGTTCGTTTCTCCTTACTGTACGGTTTTTCGGGGTACCAGCACTGTTGGGTTGCGGCGTGCGGCCTACTTCATTTTTGCTCTTGATGTTTGGTCTGCCCAATGGTGTCTGATCATTTGTATTACCTCTTTCTTGGTTCGCAGGCTGTACTTTAACTCCTTGGGCATGAAGGCCCAGTCCACCTTGATGTTTCATTTTTGGGCTCTCTTTTGTCCTCACGTTCCCTCTTCTTTCTTGAAATCCAATTAAATGGATTGGCGAATTGGACGCATCCTTGTCATCTAAGTGTaggaaaaataacaaatgaTTGCTTTGTTTAGGTAGGGTTATTGCTGTTTTTCGctgtagttttgtttttgtggacATTTTTCATATGGGTCTCTTAGTTCATCATGTTCTGAAAGAGGCTACCTATGATTAGTAGCTGCAAGTCTACTCAACATCTATTAGACAGTGCTTGTAGCTCGAAAGGTTGAACACCGCGTGATGCACTGAATGTCCTACGATCAAATCCCTTTAGGGAGTTAATTTCTTTTAATCAACACAGCTTATTAccggcaaaaaacaaaaaacaaacaaaaaaacctgTGGCACCCTGCTTCTTTAACTTCGCTCAACAGCCTGTGACCCTCTGATAACTGGTGCGGACGCTGTGCCACTGAGCTCCACCTAGGGCACTACCTAGGGGCACTCGTGAGACTGAGCAAAGCATTTAAATCGAAATACGTCCAATTGACAATTGTCTTTCGATACGGCTAAGACAGGAATTGCAAAGATATTGGCATATTATTACATGGACCTCGTTCTCTAACTTTAATCCCACTAATCTGCAATGGCTCAATGGCGAAGAATCCAAACAAGAAATCGGAGGGTCACTGGTTCGACCCTAGGCAAAGAGCATGCAGATCCTTTTACCAAATTTCTCCGACAAAATTCAAATCTTGTCTCAGGAAATCATATTCAAGcaggcctttttttttaacttttaaagcatttttccttCAATTTGAACAGTTCGCTGTTGTAAATCTTCAATTTGGTCAAAGCGGACTTTGACGTTCAGACACTAAAAGACCCAATGAAACAATACGGCTCAATAAGAAATGTCAATCAGGTTCCAATTCAACAAAGGATGGGTAGTGTTATTTAGAGGATCACTACAAAAATCTATGAATTTAGTGGGTTATGCTTTTAGTGCTTAATCCAAATGAGTATAGCGCTAACCACTTTTTGAACTCATGCGAAAAATTTGGAAATCCCTTCCCATTTTTTCAGCGACACTGTTTATCATTGACCTATCAATCTTGGAATCTTTGAAGATGTTAAGGTGGACCAATAAACAAGTCTCCTTCACGTTGAGGCTTTGGACGTCACTCTTTCGTTGACATCGAATATAATATGAAGAAAACTTGCGAATATATTTATTGCGCTCAAGGAACGAGGACGCATAAAGCTCGTGTCATCCTCGCGTTCAGTTAAGTCCTAGGGGAATCGGTCTGAACTTGAACGGATGTGAGCAGCCTAGCCTCGATATCATGGAATTGAATCACGCTGGTTGTCAGCTGGTGACGACGTATTAACTCTTCTGGCATGGAAATTAACGACATTATATGCACGCGGGTTTAAGCTTTCTCCGACGAATATGCTGGGTATTCTCGCTTTGTAAACGTTTTAGCTTGGGCAATTCCAGTTGTGTCTGCTATCATCTCACTGAGCTGTCTGTACAGGTAAGTTTGCCATTGTCTTCAGTGTTTGTTGAGTTTTTACGGTAACGTCATAATAGTAATTAGCGACACTGAAATGCTCATCCTTTAGTAGTACACTTGGATATTTCTATTGGAGTACCAGGAATGTTTGTGGCCGTTTGATCACTAGTTTACTCAATGGTTCTACAAATTATCTGCTTAGTTTTCCgaattcaaaaattaaaactattaCTTTTAATAACAAAAACACACCAACTGCGGTTACGCAAAATAACAGCTTTTTTCTCTACTTGCCTCGATCGTCTGTTTCGGTGGAAATAGCATCATCACTGTCAACTATTGACTCTTCTTCGTCATCAAATTTCCTAAAGGATTGGGATTTTAATGGAGTCTCTTCCGCATGTTTTATATCATCCACCAGGTTTCGTTTAGGTTCTTTCAAGATGTCCTTTGCCAACAGGCAAGTCTCGTCGTCAGAGGATAAATTTTCCTCATTTGCAAGGGATCCATTAGCAGAGCTTAAGATATCGGTCTTTTGCTTACCATCTTCAAAATCAACACTCTCCTTTTCAATTGACCTCTCGTTTGTCGGTTGTGATTCTTCTTCATTCTCAGATTCGCTGTGTGATCGTTCTTGACGAAGGCTGTTCTTTGCTGACAAGACTGTATCATCGGTCGTTTGCTTACATGCTTCAAAATCAACACTTTCTTCTCTCCCTTCTGCGTTATCAGATTCACTTTGTGATAGGTAtgataatttttgtttcattttatccaAACGTTTTCGTTTGGGTTTTAATGACGATAAGTCATCGTCCTGACCTGCAGACGCAGCTAATTTATCACTCGCCGTAGAACTTGAACtagaatgttttcttttccttctttcgcCCTTAATCGATTCAACAGGATCTAAAATACTCCCCATGCTATCTGGAAAACGATTCCCGCTTTCATTGTCACCAGTGCTAGAAGTGTTCTCCAAATCTTTTTCCCGACATTCCTGATCATCTTCTCCTTCCGAAGATCCAGAAATTAGACTTTCACGTGCACTTCTTTCACTCGTCaaattgtttctgttttctCCCCCCTTTTCGTTTGCACCTTTGCTGTCCCTACACACAGAATCAATTTGGCTCCTTCTGTTGTCATTCTTgagtttggaaataatttcagGTGCCACCGACATTGATTCCCTTTCCGTAGGTTCTATAGGAAGGTCACTAACTTTTTCTGCTGGATTAGTCTCCCTACTTTTGGCTGCACCTGGTAAATCGGCGTCTTTTCCCTCATTATTGTATAATCGATCTGTGGTAACATCAACACTCATTATCTGTTTTTCTGGTGCCTCGGCAATAAAATTTGCCGTTTCATCATTCAATTTATCTTTGTTAGATTctagattttgtttttttccgacATCTAAATTGGGTGAATCATCGTCTGTTTCTTTTTCCGAGCTTTCATCTTCAGTTGATGAGCTAGTTCCTGTTTTGAAAAGCGTTCTTTCTCTCTGGCCATCAGGGGGTGATATTCTAGTATTCCATGCTGTCTTTTCTGTTGTAGTCTCTTTTGGTAGTCTAGTATGAGTTAAATCCATTTCCGGTTCTTCTGACAAGGAAGTGGATGAATGTCTGCGGTGAGAAGACCCAAGGAAGGTTAAACTGGTTTGTGAGGGTAACAAGCCTTTCTTTGAGATAAGAACATTTTCATTTGGACGAACCGCTTGGGGTTCGTTCTTGCTAGACGGTCTCACAGGACAATCATTGTCGTCTTGTAGTGCCTTAACTACATTGACGTCCTCAACGACCctaatagtttctttcaataCGTACTGTTTTTCTTCGCTTTCTTTTCTATTCTGCAGAACCTGCGATATACGAGACCTTCTGTTGGTAGACGTCTTCCCTTCAGAACTATTGGACTCCCACTTTTCGCTTGTTACACTGCAACCACTGTTCGAGTGATTGATGTCACTCAATGATGGGCTTTCTACGGCTAGGCCATCAATATCaccaacagcagcagcagcttCGCCCGAATGTTCTTCCAAGTCATAATGCGGTGCCGAGCCTTCTGTTTCTAAGACTTGCTCCTCTTTCAGTGAACTTTGGTCCTTTGTGATCCTTGCTTCTAAATGCAAAGCATCAAATCTCTCGCGACCGACTCTTGCTGCAAAATTTTGTACTTCATTTATTTTAGAAGCAGTTTCTCCTGTCAGCAATGATTGTTCATTTAAAGATCTTCGTGAAGTTCGACGGAATCTTTCTTCGAGAGATATATTCGTCACTAGTGAATGATCTTGACAAACTGACTTCATGTTACACGATCCTTTAGTTCTTTTCAATGCATGTGATCCCAGTCTTCTCAACCTTTCGGCCAAATTCAAATCGCTTTCACTCTCTGAGCTTGACTTTGAGTCATCTGGGTGGAGAATGGCCTTCCATTTTCCATGCTGGTTGCTGACACACAGTCTCTTAATTCTGACTTGACAAGGTGTCGTTAGAGACCCGACTGAAGATGTAGTGCTAAGTCTCCTACATGAAAGTTGAATTCCTTTACATGTTTGTTTGGAAGTAATCTGTTCACTCTCGTTATGTTCTGTGCAACCTTTGTCTCTTGATTTTAGTGCCCtgttttttcttgtcttttcacACTTTCTGTTCCCAGCTCTCTCCTTTTGGTTCATGTCAGATTTCCGCTTAGACTGCTTTTCGTATCTTCTGGGGGAATACACAGTACTTGCGCATTCTGTTTGGTCACTGTCACTATCACTTGCTACATCACTACTAACATCTCTCCCTTTAGCACTGTTCCCGACCTTGCTTTTAATCCTTTTCTTTCGTTCAGATGTCGCAGGAAATTCtataatgataaaaaattaataaaaataaaatcgtattattagtagtagtaaaCTAACGTTTCAAAGAGTGGAAAACTTTGCTCAAAGAGTGCAAAACTTTGCTCATCAAACACGTGAACAAAAGAAACGTTTTTCAGTGTTTTATCAAATGTTTAAACAACAAAACCCAACCGAAAACAAGGTAGCAAAATAAAATACCGTTTTACCCCCAAAAACATTTCAGGTTTCGTCAGATCTTAAATAAGGGGGACATGAAAGTCAATTATCTTCGGTTTAACAGTATCCATTGCTAGCATTGTTTGAATTCAGGAGAGTCTTAAACAGAAAAAATCCAGGATATTACACGGCTGCGCGGGATATatacataattatttatttaattctttgatcgtgagcgggcggtatcctgagaatcctgcaatctgattggttccgggagcgggcagtattttcctatctcctgaccacggtcatggtaaccaactacgctaagcgcaaagtgaagttgcgaattgaaagagcgaggtttcaatttgtcttaattgttttttgcaatagataaagcagtgttattgttcaactttctcataaaaatgtaaaaatgttcctgaccaattcattttattgtacatttgttgacacgttgatgagacaatgtctaaaataaaaacataacttttccagtttttcttaacagtttctcctacctcctaaaaatagaacttagaaataaataaaaatgttattcaccggccttggtcgggccgtattgggaaaaactgtgccctctgtctcgagtacggccctcggcctgcggcgtcgggccgtactcgagacctcgggcacagtttttcccaatacggccctcccggccggtgaataacatatatatatatatatatatatatatatatatatatatatatatatatatatatatatatatatatatatatatatatatatatatatatatatatatatatatataaaatctggatgatgtgctcaacagaaggtatgacttggcattttattactaactagtttcatgccacacaagaagtgcggcgctcatcagataaaatagccaaatgcaacgagcgttacaacgttgtaacgctcgttacatttggctattttatctgatgagcgccgcacttcttgtgtggcatgaaactagttagtaataaaatgccaagtcataccttctgttgagcacatcatccagattttatcaacgctctggttctaccattgagcactttatcagcagtcgtggaaatcaaatggtatatatatatatatatatatatatatatatattttttttttttttttttttatcttcaagTGCTGTAAGTATACCTCCTACGAGTGAGGGAAGTAAGGTTCGAATATTGATGCACAAGTTTGTAACAAAGACTTGCTTCTTTACAAAACTCTTTTAGGGTTTCTTTATAAcggtattattttcttttgtatcTAAGAcggtttaaaagaaaataataccgTTATAAAGAAACCCTAAAAGAGTTTTTTAAAGAAGCAAGTCTTTGAGATTTCTTCCCAACATATTTATTACTATTGCATTCTATTTAGACGTCCACGAGTTCTCTCGTACTATACCTTTTCAAGACCTAACAAACTTTCCTTTCTGTTCTAGAGTTGGCATTATCTTTTAACAGTTTCAAAGGTGTTAATATTGGAACTGTTTCAATTATTTTTAGAAATGAACATTTTTGGCATTCTGCGATCCAAAGCAAACGACGCAATTTTGGAAAACTAGCGacaccaataatattattggaaaTGACATTTTACTGCGCAAAGGCAAAGACAAGCCAGTTCTAGCTTTGCATTTAATTTTAATGCTAGGAGCAAACCCATTCAAGTGTTTAAGTCACCACTGACACTGCATTTCATCAGGAATAAATATGTTGTGATACTATTACAGTACTAAAGTCAGCCCTGAGCATGAAATACTGTTGATATAGCCGCAGAGATAAATGGCAATTACCTAAAAGTAGTTGCCACTATCCTAAGTGGGTCAGTTAGagcaaaataaaatcaaagccTGTAACTCTGTGCCATAAGGAACTTTTTTTATACTGTACCTTCATCTTCACTTTCTTTGTTTGCATTAAGCCAATTAGCCACTTTATATGCCGATGTCGTCATAGTCTTGTTTTGCTTCAGTTGACAACTTTCTGATCTACTGAACTGACCTCTAAACTTTGATGCACATGGTTGAGTCTCAGCACAATGTAATGCTCTTCTGTTGTTGCTTTCTACAGAATTGGCTTTGTCCATTTCAGCATCACAACTCTGATCTGTAATCGACCGTGTCTTTTCACTTTTCTTGCTCCTTTGCTGCATTCTTGAACCCTCATTAAAACACAGCCTTCTTCGTATTTGGTTCCTCTCTGTCACAGTGTCATTGTTTGTCTCAaccttttcattattttttcgtGAAAATGAGCTCTCCTCTTCACATTCTCCATTATTTTCATGCAATGATGTACTGGTTTTTGGACAATGTTCCCTATTACAGTCAATCTGACTGAGAACAGGTCTATTGCTTAGCCTGTGTATACTTCTGCAATTAGTATTGACCACTGAATCGTGTCCACTTGGAACTGAAACTGCATTTATCATTCTCCTTGTTGTGTTAAAGAATTCTCCATGATGGAATCCTGTTTGCCTTTTCCCATTCAAAACTGTATAGCCTGCAATGAATCAAATGGAGATTAACATATTATGCAGCTGGCTTTTGCAATGGAATgcacattaaaattaatgtcatCCATACATagttaacaataaattattaatttttttattttcattactTTAACTTATATTGGTTGCTGGTGTACCGACAGACAGAGCAGAGCAGGAGGCAAATTTATGGCGTAAATTACAGACGGTAGAGAGAGTAATCTCTCCTTCCAACCTTCCAAGGATTATTCAAGCCAGTATGCTTCATGCCCCTCTGTATTACTTTTCTATTTAGTATACTGATCAATTATGATGTTGCAAGTACATCATCCTCTTGACCCCACTTTCTTGTATAGAACATCAAGGTCAGATGGCCCTCACCATTTTTAtaataaatttttcaagttgAATACTGTACACTTTTgatatggtaaaaaaaaaataataaaatataaaactaaaattaataataagaaATTCCTTACCTGAAGTGTAAGCAAAAATTGGTGACTTAGAATGTAAAACATCCCCAGCAGTATACTGATGGGGGATTCTTGCACCATTCTTGGTTTCTAGTATTGAAACCTCTCCCCTGAACGAGAAACAAATTCAGTACAGATACAGCACAAGTGGATAATTAATTCAGCTAAAAAACAAGATAATATGTACAGTAGAATTTAGCCAACTTAAATGCCAAAGGGGAAACAAAACAGTGTGAGTTAGCATGTGTCGGGGTTATTAGGTTTCCCACCGAATTTCAAAGTCCATTTTAGTGATGATTACAAAATTTAGTGACTGAAAGTTGGGGAGAAGCCAGCAGAAATTTTGCTTTTTATATACATAAGAGAACATAACAGCTGAAAAAAACACCAGTCACAGTCTTAGCAGCATGAAGCACAAATAGTGCAATGTCATTGCTTGGTATCCTGTTCGATGGTAGCTTTACTTTTCAGGAATCTATGCAAATTGGTCCCTTAATTAACTGGAATGATGTTCCACTTAGAAAACCATTTTGCACTTTGCTAAGGAAGTGAATACCAAAAGCCATGCTGGAACCATggatttgaaattaattaaCCATGAAGCATTTGTCATAATAATAAACAGAGGGTTACATCCCTTTTGGTCAGAAAAGGGGCATGTTCCTGCATAGGAAAAGCAGCTTAGATGGTTATGTTAGATGAATAATGACTGAGAATGTAAGGCGGATTTCAttgttataaataattattatcttatttATCATCATTTTTAGGGTTAATTGTGTAAGTAAAGTATTCATACATTAGTTTCATTCCGGGTGTTACCTTTGACTCAACCTTGTTTCTTCCTTAAATGGGACACGCATTCCTGGTCTCCAAAGCATTACATCGAGAGAGCAAGTGATTTACAAGAACAAAACCACGCACGAATGCTGATTATGCTCGCATTTCTTTCAGATTTTTATGTACTGCTTTCAGCTCTGCCCAAATTGGTTCGATGTTAAATAGACTATAGGCATCCTCGAGTTACCTAGCTCACGAAGGAGCAACGGGTGGAAGGGAGTGCGGACACACTCAGTTTATAGGAATAACTCACCGAAACTCTGCAAACAATTCGCGCGCTACGTTTTGTATCTCAGTACCGAGTTCCCTGATAGATTTTGACTTGGCAATGACTAcctatgttaaaaaaaaaaactttgaagcttataaacattttaaaattacccAGAATACAAAAAACAAGATCCTCGCACCACAAAAAAGAAACGTTCGTTCAGCATCACTTCGACCGCCAATTTGTCAGTCCCGGCCGCCATTTTCAGAGCACTTACGGGGCAATAGTCTGTACGTCGTGTACGTGGTATTGTAAGATCTGTTGGGGGCTGCTCACGAAAAAAGGACCATTACATATGTTAGTAGATGAAAGAAATGGGCGAATTCTTCTTTCACTTGTTTAAGAACGaacggttttcatgtaaagacaAAGAATGCAAGATTTATTGTTACCGGTTAGCGTTGTCATCCGAACCACAAATTTGAAGATTTCAtctcgtcatttggcagacaaCGTAAGAAAATTGCACCGAAGAGCGTGTCGCACATGCCCCAAGATTATTTTCCCTCATTCATTCAATCACAGAGTTCTAGCGCTGTCGTTTTCGTTGTtatcgtcgtttcttaaactccctaaaatttggcatcaaacaagtcgataagggtcaaatttctgCCTTAAAGAATAAAGCATAATCTGGTTTTTATTATTTGCTGTACAAGTTTACAATTATATTTCGATATTTCGTATTTACATGATAACATACACTGCTCACAGTGAGCAAGAGCTAGTCAGGGCGCGCAGTACATGTTTACAAGTGTATAAAAGAGAGAACAAGTAAAGAAAGCTGCAGTGTTTTCCAAAATACATTATGGGATGAACAAGTATAAGTGAAGTATACAAATAAGTAATCAATAATATACAAAGTACACAGTCAATTAAATCATATCATCTAAGATCAAATCATTACAAAGCGCTAATACAAGAAGCCAAAATATTAAGACATTTTTGTTATTAAGACAGATTAGTACAGTCATTTTCTTCTGGAAGTCGTTGGAGTAGGATATTGTGgattttaatttgaaatttgttttcagATAAATTACGAATTTCTCAAGGTGAGCTATTCCAAATTTTAACGCTATTTCTTGAAAAGGATTTAATTTGTTTGTCAAGTCTTGAGAGcttaacaaaatagtcacctCTTACGGAAGATAATCTTGTGTTATGAgaatgaatgcgtattttcgAAATAAATAAGTTAGCAATATTAGGAGGTGATAAGTTATTAGAAATGCCATGCACCAGAACAGCAACTGATTTAAAGTACAGCAAATCGAGAggaagaaaacgagaagaaagaAAGTAGCGTATAGCAGGAGATTTGTATTCGCCAAAGCACATCAAACTGAGGACACGTTTTTGGAGAATAAGAATTTTGTTTCAGAGTCTTTGCGGCACTCCCCCACGCGACTATGCCATACAATAGATAAGGCTTTATATGCGATGCAAAATAGCTACAGGGGTACAAAATGTCTTAATCTAGCAATAATGCCAATTGTTTAACTTACTTTTGAAGGCAAGTGGACAATATGATATTTCCATAAAAGACTTTCATCAATCAACACACCTagatatttaacaatttttaTGTTCTAAggaaatatatatatgtgttgttatGATAATCAAATGCTTTCAAGCTAACTTcgtaatttaatttcttttgtctGGGTGAAAAGATAACAAAGTTAGATTTCTTGATGTTTAAAGATAGCTTACGAGCAGTTAACCAGTCGTAAACGTTAGGAAGTTCAAAATTAACTATGGTTTTGTCAACATATAACATATGCCGTGAGTGTCATCATCCAAAAGATAGAACTTCAGTCGGTCAGCACTGTGAGCTATTTCATTTATATAGATTAAAAAAAGACATCATTCTCAGCAGCTGGGAAAAGTTGCAAAAT
This genomic interval carries:
- the LOC136931132 gene encoding uncharacterized protein isoform X2 is translated as MAAGTDKLAVEVMLNERFFFVVVIAKSKSIRELGTEIQNVARELFAEFRGEVSILETKNGARIPHQYTAGDVLHSKSPIFAYTSGYTVLNGKRQTGFHHGEFFNTTRRMINAVSVPSGHDSVVNTNCRSIHRLSNRPVLSQIDCNREHCPKTSTSLHENNGECEEESSFSRKNNEKVETNNDTVTERNQIRRRLCFNEGSRMQQRSKKSEKTRSITDQSCDAEMDKANSVESNNRRALHCAETQPCASKFRGQFSRSESCQLKQNKTMTTSAYKVANWLNANKESEDEEFPATSERKKRIKSKVGNSAKGRDVSSDVASDSDSDQTECASTVYSPRRYEKQSKRKSDMNQKERAGNRKCEKTRKNRALKSRDKGCTEHNESEQITSKQTCKGIQLSCRRLSTTSSVGSLTTPCQVRIKRLCVSNQHGKWKAILHPDDSKSSSESESDLNLAERLRRLGSHALKRTKGSCNMKSVCQDHSLVTNISLEERFRRTSRRSLNEQSLLTGETASKINEVQNFAARVGRERFDALHLEARITKDQSSLKEEQVLETEGSAPHYDLEEHSGEAAAAVGDIDGLAVESPSLSDINHSNSGCSVTSEKWESNSSEGKTSTNRRSRISQVLQNRKESEEKQYVLKETIRVVEDVNVVKALQDDNDCPVRPSSKNEPQAVRPNENVLISKKGLLPSQTSLTFLGSSHRRHSSTSLSEEPEMDLTHTRLPKETTTEKTAWNTRISPPDGQRERTLFKTGTSSSTEDESSEKETDDDSPNLDVGKKQNLESNKDKLNDETANFIAEAPEKQIMSVDVTTDRLYNNEGKDADLPGAAKSRETNPAEKVSDLPIEPTERESMSVAPEIISKLKNDNRRSQIDSVCRDSKGANEKGGENRNNLTSERSARESLISGSSEGEDDQECREKDLENTSSTGDNESGNRFPDSMGSILDPVESIKGERRKRKHSSSSSTASDKLAASAGQDDDLSSLKPKRKRLDKMKQKLSYLSQSESDNAEGREESVDFEACKQTTDDTVLSAKNSLRQERSHSESENEEESQPTNERSIEKESVDFEDGKQKTDILSSANGSLANEENLSSDDETCLLAKDILKEPKRNLVDDIKHAEETPLKSQSFRKFDDEEESIVDSDDAISTETDDRDDKDASNSPIHLIGFQERRGNVRTKESPKMKHQGGLGLHAQGVKVQPANQERGNTNDQTPLGRPNIKSKNEVGRTPQPNSAGTPKNRTVRRNEPRNSPAVTDVAKPLGPSNSRQRASKALLSLLDFGKKDHRNRAGKSSTSAKNTTQRIKKFRQTPKGFCHTVKNRKLTASTSSIHIRQKARKIFKSPTKHLSATQKDLVRSVASIEQVLDDDSFWDMGPSVRDYAPKSAPLS
- the LOC136931132 gene encoding uncharacterized protein isoform X1; the protein is MAAGTDKLAVEVMLNERFFFVVVIAKSKSIRELGTEIQNVARELFAEFRGEVSILETKNGARIPHQYTAGDVLHSKSPIFAYTSGYTVLNGKRQTGFHHGEFFNTTRRMINAVSVPSGHDSVVNTNCRSIHRLSNRPVLSQIDCNREHCPKTSTSLHENNGECEEESSFSRKNNEKVETNNDTVTERNQIRRRLCFNEGSRMQQRSKKSEKTRSITDQSCDAEMDKANSVESNNRRALHCAETQPCASKFRGQFSRSESCQLKQNKTMTTSAYKVANWLNANKESEDEEFPATSERKKRIKSKVGNSAKGRDVSSDVASDSDSDQTECASTVYSPRRYEKQSKRKSDMNQKERAGNRKCEKTRKNRALKSRDKGCTEHNESEQITSKQTCKGIQLSCRRLSTTSSVGSLTTPCQVRIKRLCVSNQHGKWKAILHPDDSKSSSESESDLNLAERLRRLGSHALKRTKGSCNMKSVCQDHSLVTNISLEERFRRTSRRSLNEQSLLTGETASKINEVQNFAARVGRERFDALHLEARITKDQSSLKEEQVLETEGSAPHYDLEEHSGEAAAAVGDIDGLAVESPSLSDINHSNSGCSVTSEKWESNSSEGKTSTNRRSRISQVLQNRKESEEKQYVLKETIRVVEDVNVVKALQDDNDCPVRPSSKNEPQAVRPNENVLISKKGLLPSQTSLTFLGSSHRRHSSTSLSEEPEMDLTHTRLPKETTTEKTAWNTRISPPDGQRERTLFKTGTSSSTEDESSEKETDDDSPNLDVGKKQNLESNKDKLNDETANFIAEAPEKQIMSVDVTTDRLYNNEGKDADLPGAAKSRETNPAEKVSDLPIEPTERESMSVAPEIISKLKNDNRRSQIDSVCRDSKGANEKGGENRNNLTSERSARESLISGSSEGEDDQECREKDLENTSSTGDNESGNRFPDSMGSILDPVESIKGERRKRKHSSSSSTASDKLAASAGQDDDLSSLKPKRKRLDKMKQKLSYLSQSESDNAEGREESVDFEACKQTTDDTVLSAKNSLRQERSHSESENEEESQPTNERSIEKESVDFEDGKQKTDILSSANGSLANEENLSSDDETCLLAKDILKEPKRNLVDDIKHAEETPLKSQSFRKFDDEEESIVDSDDAISTETDDRDDKDASNSPIHLIGFQERRGNVRTKESPKMKHQGGLGLHAQGVKVQPANQERGNTNDQTPLGRPNIKSKNEVGRTPQPNSAGTPKNRTVRRNEPRNSPAVTADVAKPLGPSNSRQRASKALLSLLDFGKKDHRNRAGKSSTSAKNTTQRIKKFRQTPKGFCHTVKNRKLTASTSSIHIRQKARKIFKSPTKHLSATQKDLVRSVASIEQVLDDDSFWDMGPSVRDYAPKSAPLS